The genomic DNA tgagagaaagaaaaacattccttAACTATTTTAGACACATGGGACCCTCCAAAAGGCCTTATttacacatatgtaattttttttttttaattttttttttcaacgtttatttatttttgggacagagagagacagagcatgaacgggggaggggcagagagagagggagacacagaatccgaaacaggctccaggctctgagccatcagcccagagcccgacgcggggctcgaactcacggaccgcgagatcgtgacctggctgaagtcggacgcttaaccgactgcgccacccaggcgcccctacacatatgtaatttaaaggaGGGTCTGATGGTGCCCAGGGGAAAGCCCCATCCACAATGACGGGTACGCAGgggttttaaaacattaaattagcTGTTTACATGAAGTGATGAATGATGGCCTTCCAGTTAACAGTTTTTGCTATTCACAAcatccccttctcctttcttccaaactcatttaaaGTACACTGAAAGCATGTGACCGCATTTCAAATACTTATCACTTAAAAAACAACTCTGGACTGTAGTTATTCTTCGCAGGCAGTAGGCAGGTTTATATCCCCGAGCCCTAAATCAAGTGAGCTTCAAGAGtgagggttggggtgcctgggtggctcagttggttgagcatctgactcttgcttttggctcaggtcatgatcccagggtcacaggatcgagccccacatcaggctccacgctgagtatggagcctgcttaagattctctccctctctccctctccctctctctctctctctctctccctccctctgcccttccccctcttgaGCTCTAAGACTGAGGGTAAAGAAACCTTGAGATGGAATCAGAATGAACACAACTATACATGAGGTTTGCTGCTCACAGGAAAGCCTTCCAGCAATGACTGAGGAGATTCAGGCGTCACAAAGGTCACTGGAAAGCACCTCTAGCAAAACATGAGGAAGTATACTTTCCAGGCTTACGAATTCTAAAGTTACAAGAGTTTTGAAACAAAGGGGTGGACTCCAATGAATGCCAACCGAAACAGTCTGGCGTGATCACCCAGGTGTTCCTGCCAAGATATGGGACCCCGACACAAGTTCTGGTCTCAAGCATCTTTACAGTACAACTTAATGACACATGATGCACAGATACTAAGGACAACTATACCATCTACCTACACACCAGCATCCTCTCTGCTAGACAGGCTTCCCACATTTGTTCTGAAGGCAAGGAGTCACTTCTGATTCATAGTAAAGAAAAAGTCAGTTACTCGTTGATTTTTcgtattatttataatacatttaaccTGAGGGTACCCAcctttcctctgtttccttttgtagtctttcttctttttctctttgttcacgAGCAAGGCGCCGTTTCTCTGCCAAAATTTTTGTTGCCTCCTCAGCATTCATAGTCCCTGGTGTGCTTTTACCACTAGGTTCTAGTTGAAATCAACACAACATGCAAAACAGTTAGCTTAGGGAACTTCATACCTCTAAGCCCAATAAAGAGGTGCGAGACAAGCAACAATATTAAAAACTCAATATATACATGGTCCAGATTTTATCAATAACATGCGATCTGTAAGTAAGTGATTAAAAGAACAGATTTTGTTCAAAACCCCAATCCCGTTCCCAATAACAGAAGTAGCAGTCTGTTTCTCTTTAACATCCCCTTGctccaaaatgaaataatgtactcCCACTTTGGTTTAGCTGTTTTGAGAGTGACCTGACTAAAATGACCCTATGGGAAAAAAGATTAAGACGCACTGAACACAGAGGAAGACAAACTTATGCCCAGTCTATATGAAGTATACAAATAGTTGACTAGACAAGAACATACCCAGcatacattttgaaatttgtGCATAATTTTCACTAAATAACTACTGTTTAAATGAATGTTGGTAATAGTGAATTATTATATTTGATTGGTCATAAAGTGACTAACTACATAACCAAAGAAACCAAGACTATCAGTAAAATAAGGTGACCACATGGGGGCATGCTGTAATGTTTCAGTCCATGtgatgactattttttttaatgtttttatttatttttgaaggagagagacagacagagcatgagcgggggaggagcagagagagggggagacacagaatcggaagcaggctccgagctgtcagcacagagcccgacgcggggctcaaacccacaaactgtgagatcatgacctgagccgaagctggacgctcaaccaactgagccacccaggtgccccatgtgatgactatttgaaataaatcaatcacaTATTGGGGTgtgcctggatggatcagtcagttatgcatctcactcttgacttcaggtcaggtcaagatctcgtggttcatgagttcaagccccacatcggggcttCTCTCGAATCCccacattgggattctctctctctccttctctttctgcccctcccaagcgctatcactctctcaaaataaatcactttaaaaataaataagtaaataacatatGAAAATGAGGATCTTAAGACATCAGGAATGAATAATTtgcaataaaattattattcctGTCATAAAGAAATCACTGTGGAATTCcttcaaaaagcaaaatttactagtgtacttaaaattaaataatggcaaaaaaaacaaagtaaaataaaataaaataaagtaatgtCTATGGACATTAAGAACATGTCACAGGCAAAATGCCAATATGGGACTTTCAGGAACCCACGTACTGCTCAGACACGTTATGGTGTATGTGTGGAAACGGACCTTCAGCTCCTGATGGAAATCCACTCAGCCACATATGGCCAGATGTGCTCTCCCCAAAGATGGACAATACCTTAGGGCCATTCACAGAACCATCCACtatcagagctggaagggaccccTAGGGATCACCTACAGCAATGCACTCATCTAATCAGTACTTTTAACATTAGTTCCAAAAATGGATTTTCTgcaacaagggggggggggggggggaagaagctCTGGCAAGGAAAAGTAAGCAGTGTGCCAATGATTGGCTAAATTCtcttcatcaaaagaaagcttaCACCCTAAAGTTCTCAGAATTGGGGAATAAAACAAAGGTGACCGTTTCTGAACTACCTTAAGACTTCCCGTGTTGCCAAAATAAACTTCTCGGTGAAGGAACTTACCTTCGCAGACCGTCTGCTTTTGGCTCACAGCTTCAGAGCTGCTAGTGCTTTTAGAaactgcttctcttttctttccaagagTACCTAACGCATTTTGCGCAAGTAGGTTACGCTGAACAGGAGTTACTTTGTAAGAGAGAGAAGGTTGTGACTGTTTTGACGACCTGACGGGTGATGGGGACGGGGGGCGATTCTTCTGCATTTGCCTGCTGAGAAAAAGTAACCATTAATGGGGGAAGTTGGATATGGTTTTGTAGTAGATATGTGTACATATAAAGTAAACACATCAGTTTATACTGTgccatttcataaaatataatgtCTTGGTACTAGGAGATATTTTCTAACAGAAGTCAGTccatttttgaagattttttcctATTTACAATGCATACTAccattatttcctttatgaaaCACTGATGTGACATTTATCCTGGTAAAACACCTATGAGGAACAGTTGCAATTACGCTACTTACTTAACACTGATGGGAGAGGGCGGGCGCCACCCACTTGCAGGAGAAGATGGCCATTTATAACATGGTATGTGTGACGATGGGCGCTTCTTTGTACCAGGGTTGGAGGCCTGTttgtccatttctggtttctgaACAGAGCCAATACAGTCAGATTAAGAGATCAGCATTTGCCTTTCTGCAGCTGGCTTGCCTTTTTAAGACCAACATACCCTGAACATATAATACAATTTTAGCTCCTTAAAAGGAGCTTTTCAGGCATGAGAATTAGACACAGATATGTTCTTCTAGACGAACAATTCAGATTACGAATTTCAAGAAGTtcacagaaataattaaaaacaaatctttcccTTCAAAACCTGATTCTATTTCTAAATCCTAATTAAAGGTTTGTAATATTTCTTCTTGAACTTTTCTTCAGTTTAGAAATAGTTCCTGTAACAGTTATACTTCCTCCTTTCTACTAAAAACTaatattccaggggcgcctgggtggcgcagtcggttaagcatccgacttcagccaggtcacgatctcgcggtccgtgagttcaagccccgcgtcaggctctgggctgatggctcagagcctggagcctctttccgattctgtgtctccctctctctctgcccctcccctgttcatgctctgtctctctctgtcccaaaaataaataaacgttgaaaaaaaaaaaattaaaaaaaaaccaaactaatATTCCAGCTTTGAGGGGAAACTGGTACAACGAGTATCatcattttaaatcattaaagtGGCTTATCCTATGTAACTGATTTTATTGCAGAATACTATCTAAGAACTTGCTTATGTTGTGAAGCTTGACCTATCATGACCTACACAACTAAATACACAGATTTTAACAGAAAATTGGGCAATAAAAGGCACTTAATAAACCTGTGGAAAATCTCTCACTTTCACCTTGGAAGATGTTTCCACGCTCACCTCCAGGAAAGCCTCAAGGGATGCTTCCACACTCTCTTCGGGGAGCGTTTCCACACTAGCCTTGGGGGACGCTGCCATACCAGCCTTGGTAGATGCCTCCACGCTTGCTTCAGATGACAGTTGCAGGCTCCCATCAGGGGACGCATCCGTGCTCATCTCGAGAGACGAGTCCATGCTCACCTCGGGGGATGGGTCCACGCTCACCTCGAGGGACATGTCCACGCTCACTTGCGGGGATGTTTCCACGCTATCAGGGAGTGCTTCCGCACCTGCTTGAACTGATGCTTCCGCACTCCCTTCAGCGGACCCTTCCATGCTTGCCTGGGGGGTTGCTTCATTCACCTCGGGGGCCGCCTCCATGTTCGCCTCGGGGTCCACTTCCACACTCACCTTGGGGATCGCTCCCACATTCACACTGGAGGCCACTTCCATACTCGTGCTCGCCTTGGGGGGCGCCTCCACCTTCGCCTTGGGGAGTGCTCCCACTTTCTCCTGGGGAGGCACAGCCATTGCTGACTTGCGAAGCACTATGGTATTCTTCAATTCATCACTGCTATGGCCACGCAGAGGCGTGGTCACATACTGTAGTACAGGATAGCGGTTGCCTGTGGGTGAATGAGGACAGAATGAAATTCTCTACACTTAGCAACCTGACAACAAGGCAGAAACACACCTCGTTAACAGTAgaagaacaggaagagagaaaagagaccgTGTTTATTAGGAAACTGCAGGGATTACGCCCAACACAGAAGCATTTAGTGAAATGGATTACAGACACAGGACAAAAGCATCACAAAGTTGGTACTTCAGAAGTGCCACCATCAAGAGGCGTCGTGAAAGCAACAGTCTACTATAGATGAAGAGGACGCGTCTCCCAAGTTGATGTTTGCAATTagctatttatctttttttttttttttaagtttgagagcgagagcaagagtgagagcatgcgcgtgagcaagggagggccagagagagagaaacccaagcaggctccatgctgttagcgtgGAGTCAGACGCGatgctggaacccacgaaccgtgagatcacgacctgaaccgaaatcaagagtaggatgcttaaccgactgagccacccaggctccctgccattTCTCGTTTAATCATACTACGGTTGAGTGATTTTCATAAAACATTACAAGATGttcaacactttttaaaagtaatctaaAACAACTTAACCAGGGCCAGGGATCTTAACGATTACAAGCGATTATGCAAGAAATTCTATATATGGCTATTTtggaatataatataaaaagagcaTTTTCTCACccataataaaaactataataacaCATTAATCAGAACGGGCTGGATTTTCAAGGTCTCTTCCAGCTTTCACAATCTAAATATTTTCTGcctaataaatggataaaaatggtAATACTCGGTACCAGCAAAGAAAGTGGAAAGTGGTAATAGCAACGTTGGGAAAGAGGCAGCCCCACACTGCTGGTGAGGTCGTGGATTTGCACATGTTCCTGGTAGGGGGGGTTGGGGCAATAATGTATCAAAAGCCATTACAAAGTACATAGTCTTTGTTGCcacaatttcacttctaggtctatccttaagaaaaaaaatcagatatgaaAATGTATGCAATAAGGGTTACTTATTATAGCATTCTTGATAATATTGAAATAATGAGAACTATAATCCAAATATTCAACAGGAAATTTAGATAATACTGACAGTCATTCAGAGTATTAATATACAATTTCTGGACATAGAAAAGGATATATATCCAGATTAAACAAGAGCAGATTATAACCCTATCttgtgaagaaaatatataaacaaatattcagTCATGAGTGGGCTATTGGGATaatagtaaattatatttaaaattttctctacaCTAAATATGCATTGCTTgtataataaagtaaatattgtttttaaattttttagtttgagagagagagagagagagcatgagcagggaaggggcagagagagggaaagagagagaatcccaagcggggctcaaaattacaaaccatgagatgatgaccagagctgaaatcaagagtcagatgcttcaaccaactgagctgcccaggcgcccgcACCCCGAAAagtaactgttttttaaaaagtatttggtgATAGCTTTCTTAAGACTTGGTAAATCTGTCACTTCCTCTGTAAACTTTTACATGATCTCATCAAATAACCAAAATAGAACAAATTACCAAAGACTGACAACTCATGAATAAAAAATGTGACCAAGTTAAATGTTTTTAGGCCCTCATTTTGGTGGAAAaagtattatatttacatattgtatGTACCTAAACAGTCACATGATTTAACATTGACAGTTTGcactaagaaaatatattaaatgtaataacTAGATTTCTATTAGCTATAGAAATTTAAGATAAGATACTGCATTTTCAATGgaagtaaaatattaaacaaaaataaaagcaataaaagaaatatcTTACAGTAGACTGGAGGGAGACTGGCCGAAAATAATCTGACATCCTATAATGAGGCATAAACAAATTCAGAAATTGGAACCAAAAGAACTAAAGCTGCACTACCAGAAAGTCTGTGACAgcattctgatttattttactaatCATATGaataacaacagaagaaaaaaaacaaaggttctGGGGtaaattctgggaaaaaaaaaaaagtggaggaaaaaagaaagaaaagaatgatgggAACAGTGCATTTTACCCTCCACAGGCATGTCTGACACTTTACGTGACCTGCAAGTGAGAAAATCCACCTAAGCCTGAAGACTGTTCTTACTTTACTAACAATCTTTATGTCCTTAATTAAAAGCTAAAGAGCAGATCAGTGTTACTCTtccatattttaggaaaaaaagttggGTGAGGTAGAAAACTTTCTCCCTCTATATTGTAAGTTTCCAGATACTTTTAACATCCAGTACTTCTGGATAAATAACTACTGTTTAAATGAATGTTGGTAATAGTGAATTATTATATTTGACTGGTCATAAAGTGGCTAACTACATAACCAAAGAAACCAAGACTATCAGTAAAATAAGGTGACCACATGGGGGCATGCTGTAATGTTTCAGTCCATGtgatgactattttttttaatgtttttatttatttttgaaggagagagacagacagagcatgagcgggggaggagcagagagagggggagacacagaatcggaagcaggctccgagctgtcagcacagagcccgacgcggggctcaaacccacaaactgtgagatcatgacctgagccgaagctggacgctcaaccaactgagccacccaggtgccccatgtgatgactatttgaaataaatcaatcacaTATTGGGGTgtgcctggatggatcagtcagttatgcatctcactcttgacttcaggtcaggtcaagatctcgtggttcatgagttcaagccccacatcggggcttCTCTCGAATCCccacattgggattctctctctctccttctctttctgcccctcccaagcgctatcactctctcaaaataaatcactttaaaaataaataagtaaataacatatGAAAATGAGGATCTTAAGACATCAGGAATGAATAATTtgcaataaaattattattcctGTCATAAAGAAATCACTGTGGAATTCcttcaaaaagcaaaatttactagtgtacttaaaattaaataatggcaaaaaaaacaaagtaaaataaaataaaataaagtaatgtCTATGGACATTAAGAACATGTCACAGGCAAAATGCCAATATGGGACTTTCAGGAACCCACGTACTGCTCAGACACGTTATGGTGTATGTGTGGAAACGGACCTTCAGCTCCTGATGGAAATCCACTCAGCCACATATGGCCAGATGTGCTCTCCCCAAAGATGGACAATACCTTAGGGCCATTCACAGAACCATCCACtatcagagctggaagggaccccTAGGGATCACCTACAGCAATGCACTCATCTAATCAGTACTTTTAACATTAGTTCCAAAAATGGATTTTCTgcaacaagggggggggggggggaagaagctCTGGCAAGGAAAAGTAAGCAGTGTGCCAATGATTGGCTAAATTCtcttcatcaaaagaaagcttaCACCCTAAAGTTCTCAGAATTGGGGAATAAAACAAAGGTGACCGTTTCTGAACTACCTTAAGACTTCCCGTGTTGCCAAAATAAACTTCTCGGTGAAGGAACTTACCTTCGCAGACCGTCTGCTTTTGGCTCACAGCTTCAGAGCTGCTAGTGCTTTTAGAaactgcttctcttttctttccaagagTACCTAACGCATTTTGCGCAAGTAGGTTACGCTGAACAGGAGTTACTTTGTAAGAGAGAGAAGGTTGTGACTGTTTTGACGACCTGACGGGTGATGGGGACGGGGGGCGATTCTTCTGCATTTGCCTGCTGAGAAAAAGTAACCATTAATGGGGGAAGTTGGATATGGTTTTGTAGTAGATATGTGTACATATAAAGTAAACACATCAGTTTATACTGTgccatttcataaaatataatgtCTTGGTACTAGGAGATATTTTCTAACAGAAGTCAGTccatttttgaagattttttcctATTTACAATGCATACTAccattatttcctttatgaaaCACTGATGTGACATTTATCCTGGTAAAACACCTATGAGGAACAGTTGCAATTACGCTACTTACTTAACACTGATGGGAGAGGGCGGGCGCCACCCACTTGCAGGAGAAGATGGCCATTTATAACATGGTATGTGTGACGATGGGCGCTTCTTTGTACCAGGGTTGGAGGCCTGTttgtccatttctggtttctgaACAGAGCCAATACAGTCAGATTAAGAGATCAGCATTTACCTTTCTGCAGCTGGCTTGCCTTTTTAAGACCAACATACCCTGAACATATAATACAATTTTAGCTCCTTAAAAGGAGCTTTTCAGGCATGAGAATTAGACACAGATATGTTCTTCTAGACGAACAATTCAGATTACGAATTTCAAGAAGTtcacagaaataattaaaaacaaatctttcccTTCAAAACCTGATTCTATTTCTAAATCCTAATTAAAGGTTTGTAATATTTCTTCTTGAACTTTTCTTCAGTTTAGAAATAGTTCCTGTAACAGTTATACTTCCTCCTTTCTACTAAAAACTaatattccaggggcgcctgggtggcgcagtcggttaagcatccgacttcagccaggtcacgatctcgcggtccgtgagttcaagccccgcgtcaggctctgggctgatggctcagagcctggagcctctttccgattctgtgtctccctctctctctgcccctcccctgttcatgctctgtctctctctgtcccaaaaataaataaacgttgaaaaaaaaaaattaaaaaaaaaccaaactaatATTCCAGCTTTGAGGGGAAACTGGTACAACGAGTATCatcattttaaatcattaaagtGGCTTATCCTATGTAACTGATTTTATTGCAGAATACTATCTAAGAACTTGCTTATGTTGTGAAGCTTGACCTATCATGACCTACACAACTAAATACACAGATTTTAACAGAAAATTGGGCAATAAAAGGCACTTAATAAACCTGTGGAAAATCTCTCACTTTCACCTTGGAAGATGTTTCCACGCTCACCTCCAGGAAAGCCTCAAGGGATGCTTCCACACTCTCTTCGGGGAGCGTTTCCACACTAGCCTTGGGGGACGCTGCCATACCAGCCTTGGTAGATGCCTCCACGCTTGCTTCAGATGACAGTTGCAGGCTCCCATCAGGGGACGCATCCGTGCTCATCTCGAGAGACGAGTCCATGCTCACCTCGGGGGATGGGTCCACGCTCACCTCGAGGGACATGTCCACGCTCACTTGCGGGGATGTTTCCACGCTATCAGGGAGTGCTTCCGCACCTGCTTGAACTGATGCTTCCGCACTCCCTTCAGCGGACCCTTCCATGCTTGCCTGGGGGGTTGCTTCATTCACCTCGGGGGCCGCCTCCATGTTCGCCTCGGGGTCCACTTCCACACTCACCTTGGGGATCGCTCCCACATTCACACTGGAGGCCACTTCCATACTCGTGCTCGCCTTGGGGGGCGCCTCCACCTTCGCCTTGGGGAGTGCTCCCACTTTCTCCTGGGGAGGCACAGCCATTGCTGACTTGCGAAGCACTATGGTATTCTTCAATTCATCACTGCTATGGCCACGCAGAGGCGTGGTCACATACTGTAGTACAGGATAGCGGTTGCCTGTGGGTGAATGAGGACAGAATGAAATTCTCTACACTTAGCAACCTGACAACAAGGCAGAAACACACCTCGTTAACAGTAgaagaacaggaagagagaaaagagaccgTGTTTATTAGGAAACTGCAGGGATTACGCCCAACACAGAAGCATTTAGTGAAATGGATTACAGACACAGGACAAAAGCATCACAAAGTTGGTACTTCAGAAGTGCCACCATCAAGAGGCGTCGTGAAAGCAACAGTCTACTATAGATGAAGAGGACGCGTCTCCCAAGTTGATGTTTGCAATTagctatttatcttttttttttttttttaagtttgagagcgagagcaagagtgagagcatgcgcgtgagcaagggagggccagagagagagaaacccaagcaggctccatgctgttagcgtgGAGTCAGACGCGatgctggaacccacgaaccgtgagatca from Leopardus geoffroyi isolate Oge1 chromosome X, O.geoffroyi_Oge1_pat1.0, whole genome shotgun sequence includes the following:
- the LOC123594974 gene encoding MAP7 domain-containing protein 3-like isoform X1; translation: MAERAGTGGGTSLRGLRERMVAAAHAIAEERRIRGSFSSASQSSNIKSSFKPVIDGSVLKNDTRQNLAKERREEKKRQQDANKETQLLEKERKSRIQYEKLMEEKQRKLKEQKEKDEQRRISAEEKRKQKLQEEKERFKAVIYRTLERSSRVDHQKRWSWEGSTTMNPETKNANKRSVSTEKLEQEISGLHKQMPMSSAGVQNSVAKKTTEKRSSSLNRRSNKLQSPMETEKVEEKPARHQHTSLWENNLISRLLVPTKASIARSKSAASLLVPGKETPGNRYPVLQYVTTPLRGHSSDELKNTIVLRKSAMAVPPQEKVGALPKAKVEAPPKASTSMEVASSVNVGAIPKVSVEVDPEANMEAAPEVNEATPQASMEGSAEGSAEASVQAGAEALPDSVETSPQVSVDMSLEVSVDPSPEVSMDSSLEMSTDASPDGSLQLSSEASVEASTKAGMAASPKASVETLPEESVEASLEAFLEVSVETSSKKPEMDKQASNPGTKKRPSSHIPCYKWPSSPASGWRPPSPISVNRQMQKNRPPSPSPVRSSKQSQPSLSYKVTPVQRNLLAQNALGTLGKKREAVSKSTSSSEAVSQKQTVCEGKFLHREVYFGNTGSLKVVQKRSPLFYSPILRTLGCKLSFDEENLANHWHTAYFSLPELLPPPPPLLQKIHFWN
- the LOC123594974 gene encoding MAP7 domain-containing protein 3-like isoform X3 translates to MAERAGTGGGTSLRGLRERMVAAAHAIAEERRIRGSFSSASQSSNIKSSFKPVIDGSVLKNDTRQNLAKERREEKKRQQDANKETQLLEKERKSRIQYEKLMEEKQRKLKEQKEKDEQRRISAEEKRKQKLQEEKERFKAVIYRTLERSSRVDHQKRWSWEGSTTMNPETKNANKRSVSTEKLEQEISGLHKQMPMSSAGVQNSVAKKTTEKRSSSLNRRSNKLQSPMETEKVEEKPGARHQHTSLWENNLISRLLVPTKASIARSKSAASLLVPGKETPGNRYPVLQYVTTPLRGHSSDELKNTIVLRKSAMAVPPQEKVGALPKAKVEAPPKASTSMEVASSVNVGAIPKVSVEVDPEANMEAAPEVNEATPQASMEGSAEGSAEASVQAGAEALPDSVETSPQVSVDMSLEVSVDPSPEVSMDSSLEMSTDASPDGSLQLSSEASVEASTKAGMAASPKASVETLPEESVEASLEAFLEKPEMDKQASNPGTKKRPSSHIPCYKWPSSPASGWRPPSPISVNRQMQKNRPPSPSPVRSSKQSQPSLSYKVTPVQRNLLAQNALGTLGKKREAVSKSTSSSEAVSQKQTVCEGKFLHREVYFGNTGSLKVVQKRSPLFYSPILRTLGCKLSFDEENLANHWHTAYFSLPELLPPPPPLLQKIHFWN
- the LOC123594974 gene encoding MAP7 domain-containing protein 3-like isoform X4 — protein: MQKTIRSEAINTVAAAHAIAEERRIRGSFSSASQSSNIKSSFKPVIDGSVLKNDTRQNLAKERREEKKRQQDANKETQLLEKERKSRIQYEKLMEEKQRKLKEQKEKDEQRRISAEEKRKQKLQEEKERFKAVIYRTLERSSRVDHQKRWSWEGSTTMNPETKNANKRSVSTEKLEQEISGLHKQMPMSSAGVQNSVAKKTTEKRSSSLNRRSNKLQSPMETEKVEEKPGARHQHTSLWENNLISRLLVPTKASIARSKSAASLLVPGKETPGNRYPVLQYVTTPLRGHSSDELKNTIVLRKSAMAVPPQEKVGALPKAKVEAPPKASTSMEVASSVNVGAIPKVSVEVDPEANMEAAPEVNEATPQASMEGSAEGSAEASVQAGAEALPDSVETSPQVSVDMSLEVSVDPSPEVSMDSSLEMSTDASPDGSLQLSSEASVEASTKAGMAASPKASVETLPEESVEASLEAFLEVSVETSSKKPEMDKQASNPGTKKRPSSHIPCYKWPSSPASGWRPPSPISVNRQMQKNRPPSPSPVRSSKQSQPSLSYKVTPVQRNLLAQNALGTLGKKREAVSKSTSSSEAVSQKQTVCEGKFLHREVYFGNTGSLKVVQKRSPLFYSPILRTLGCKLSFDEENLANHWHTAYFSLPELLPPPPPLLQKIHFWN
- the LOC123594974 gene encoding MAP7 domain-containing protein 3-like isoform X2, producing MAERAGTGGGTSLRGLRERMVAAAHAIAEERRIRGSFSSASQSSNIKSSFKPVIDGSVLKNDTRQNLAKERREEKKRQQDANKETQLLEKERKSRIQYEKLMEEKQRKLKEQKEKDEQRRISAEEKRKQKLQEEKERFKAVIYRTLERSSRVDHQKRWSWEGSTTMNPETKNANKRSVSTEKLEQEISGLHKQMPMSSAGVQNSVAKKTTEKRSSSLNRRSNKLQSPMETEKVEEKPGARHQHTSLWENNLISRLLVPTKASIARSKSAASLLVPGKETPGNRYPVLQYVTTPLRGHSSDELKNTIVLRKSAMAVPPQEKVGALPKAKVEAPPKASTSMEVASSVNVGAIPKVSVEVDPEANMEAAPEVNEATPQASMEGSAEGSAEASVQAGAEALPDSVETSPQVSVDMSLEVSVDPSPEVSMDSSLEMSTDASPDGSLQLSSEASVEASTKAGMAASPKASVETLPEESVEASLEAFLEVSVETSSKKPEMDKQASNPGTKKRPSSHIPCYKWPSSPASGWRPPSPISVKQMQKNRPPSPSPVRSSKQSQPSLSYKVTPVQRNLLAQNALGTLGKKREAVSKSTSSSEAVSQKQTVCEGKFLHREVYFGNTGSLKVVQKRSPLFYSPILRTLGCKLSFDEENLANHWHTAYFSLPELLPPPPPLLQKIHFWN
- the LOC123594974 gene encoding MAP7 domain-containing protein 3-like isoform X6 — protein: MAERAGTGGGTSLRGLRERMVAAAHAIAEERRIRGSFSSASQSSNIKSSFKPVIDGSVLKNDTRQNLAKERREEKKRQQDANKETQLLEKERKSRIQYEKLMEEKQRKLKEQKEKDEQRRISAEEKRKQKLQEEKERFKAVIYRTLERSSRVDHQKRWSWEGSTTMNPETKNANKRSVSTEKLEQEISGLHKQMPMSSAGVQNSVAKKTTEKRSSSLNRRSNKLQSPMETEKVEEKPGARHQHTSLWENNLISRLLVPTKASIARSKSAASLLVPGKETPGNRYPVLQYVTTPLRGHSSDELKNTIVLRKSAMAVPPQEKVGALPKAKVEAPPKASTSMEVASSVNVGAIPKVSVEVDPEANMEAAPEVNEATPQASMEGSAEGSAEASVQAGAEALPDSVETSPQVSVDMSLEVSVDPSPEVSMDSSLEMSTDASPDGSLQLSSEASVEASTKAGMAASPKASVETLPEESVEASLEAFLEVSVETSSKKPEMDKQASNPGTKKRPSSHIPCYKWPSSPASGWRPPSPISVNRQMQKNRPPSPSPVRSSKQSQPSLSYKVTPVQRNLLAQNALGTLGKKREAVSKSTSSSEAVSQKQTVCEGKFLHREVYFGNTGSLKVVQKRSPLFYSPILRTLGCKLSFDEENLANHWHTAYFSLPELLPPPPPLLQKIHFWN
- the LOC123594974 gene encoding MAP7 domain-containing protein 3-like isoform X5; the protein is MAERAGTGGGTSLRGLRERMVAAAHAIAEERRIRGSFSSASQSSNIKSSFKPVIDGSVLKNDTRQNLAKERREEKKRQQDANKETQLLEKERKSRIQYEKLMEEKQRKLKEQKEKDEQRRISAEEKRKQKLQEEKERFKAVIYRTLERSSRVDHQKRWSWEGSTTMNPETKNANKRSVSTEKLEQEISGLHKQMPMSSAGVQNSVAKKTTEKRSSSLNRRSNKLQSPMETEKVEEKPARHQHTSLWENNLISRLLVPTKASIARSKSAASLLVPGKETPGNRYPVLQYVTTPLRGHSSDELKNTIVLRKSAMAVPPQEKVGALPKAKVEAPPKASTSMEVASSVNVGAIPKVSVEVDPEANMEAAPEVNEATPQASMEGSAEGSAEASVQAGAEALPDSVETSPQVSVDMSLEVSVDPSPEVSMDSSLEMSTDASPDGSLQLSSEASVEASTKAGMAASPKASVETLPEESVEASLEAFLEKPEMDKQASNPGTKKRPSSHIPCYKWPSSPASGWRPPSPISVNRQMQKNRPPSPSPVRSSKQSQPSLSYKVTPVQRNLLAQNALGTLGKKREAVSKSTSSSEAVSQKQTVCEGKFLHREVYFGNTGSLKVVQKRSPLFYSPILRTLGCKLSFDEENLANHWHTAYFSLPELLPPPPPLLQKIHFWN